A region from the Afifella aestuarii genome encodes:
- the phnH gene encoding phosphonate C-P lyase system protein PhnH yields MADALGGGFKDPVFSSQAVFRRLLDALSRPGRVVDMPRLVAPPPPLKPAAAAVLAALADADTPVFLDKALNASGEVRGWVGFHIGAPIVVVPARASFAVIADPAAMPPLSEFGLGTEQYPDRSTTLVVQVAGFSRGLNLWLSGPGIEDVAGVQVEGLPARLVEEFRANRTLFPRGVDLVLAAPSAILGLPRSTRIMGEA; encoded by the coding sequence ATGGCAGACGCGCTTGGCGGTGGTTTCAAGGATCCGGTCTTCTCTTCGCAGGCGGTGTTTCGGCGGCTGCTCGATGCTCTGTCGCGACCTGGCCGTGTCGTCGACATGCCTCGGCTTGTGGCGCCTCCGCCTCCCTTAAAGCCGGCGGCGGCCGCCGTTCTCGCAGCCCTTGCCGATGCGGATACGCCGGTCTTTCTCGACAAGGCGTTGAACGCCAGCGGCGAGGTGCGTGGATGGGTCGGCTTTCACATCGGCGCGCCAATCGTGGTGGTGCCGGCGCGGGCATCGTTTGCCGTGATCGCCGATCCGGCCGCGATGCCGCCGCTGTCGGAGTTTGGCCTCGGCACAGAGCAATATCCCGATCGCTCGACAACGCTCGTCGTGCAGGTCGCGGGTTTTTCCCGCGGACTTAATCTCTGGCTCTCCGGCCCCGGCATCGAAGACGTGGCGGGCGTGCAGGTCGAAGGCCTTCCGGCAAGGCTCGTCGAAGAGTTCCGCGCCAACCGGACGCTCTTTCCTCGCGGCGTCGATCTCGTGCTTGCCGCCCCCTCGGCGATCCTCGGGCTGCCGCGCTCAACCCGTATCATGGGAGAGGCCTGA
- a CDS encoding alpha-D-ribose 1-methylphosphonate 5-phosphate C-P-lyase PhnJ, which produces MNATAETPYNFAYLDEQTKRMIRRAILKAVAIPGYQVPFASREMPMPYGWGTGGVQVTASVLGPDDVLKVIDQGADDTTNAVSIRAFFAKVAGVATTTHTADATIIQTRHRVPETPLEAGQILVFQVPIPEPLRFLEPRETETRVMHALEEYGLMHVKLYEDIARHGHIATTYAYPVKVEDRYVMDPSPIPKFDNPKLTNSPALQLYGAGREKRIYAIPPFTQVESLDFEDHPFEVQHFSEPCGLCGAEGVYLDEVILDDKGGRMFVCSDTDFCEGRREEGHRGHLAAAMEEGA; this is translated from the coding sequence ATGAACGCCACGGCTGAAACGCCCTACAACTTCGCTTATCTCGACGAGCAGACGAAAAGGATGATCCGCCGCGCCATTCTGAAGGCGGTGGCGATCCCGGGCTATCAGGTGCCGTTTGCGAGCCGCGAAATGCCGATGCCCTACGGCTGGGGCACGGGCGGAGTGCAGGTGACGGCCTCGGTCCTCGGCCCCGACGATGTCTTGAAAGTCATCGATCAGGGCGCCGACGACACCACCAACGCCGTCTCCATCCGCGCCTTTTTCGCCAAGGTCGCGGGCGTCGCCACCACCACACACACGGCCGATGCGACCATCATCCAGACCCGCCACCGCGTTCCTGAAACGCCGCTCGAAGCCGGGCAGATCCTCGTTTTCCAGGTGCCGATCCCGGAACCGTTGCGCTTTCTCGAACCCCGCGAGACGGAAACGCGCGTCATGCATGCGCTGGAAGAATACGGCCTCATGCACGTCAAGCTCTACGAGGACATAGCCCGCCACGGCCATATCGCCACGACCTATGCCTATCCGGTGAAGGTGGAGGATCGCTACGTCATGGACCCGTCGCCCATTCCGAAATTCGATAATCCCAAACTGACGAATTCACCGGCCCTGCAGCTCTACGGCGCCGGGCGGGAGAAGCGCATCTATGCGATCCCGCCCTTCACGCAGGTCGAAAGCCTCGATTTCGAGGACCACCCCTTCGAGGTGCAGCATTTCTCCGAGCCCTGCGGACTGTGCGGTGCGGAGGGCGTCTATCTCGACGAGGTGATTTTGGACGACAAAGGCGGGCGCATGTTCGTCTGCTCCGACACCGACTTCTGTGAGGGACGGCGGGAGGAAGGGCATCGGGGTCACCTCGCTGCGGCCATGGAGGAGGGCGCATGA
- the phnG gene encoding phosphonate C-P lyase system protein PhnG — translation MADTASATRDRNAAAPEDSDLATETLERRREVLSVLVRARADELAGALRALSPSPEFEVLRAPEFGLAMTRGRIGGGGAPFNLGEVTVTRTVVRLASGEVGYGHILGRDRERAHLVAVFDALWQNEATRAFVEDRVVAPVAARTTEEDGQVRVKTAATRVNFFTMVRGED, via the coding sequence ATGGCAGACACCGCCAGCGCAACTCGCGACCGGAACGCGGCCGCGCCCGAGGACTCGGACCTCGCGACGGAAACACTCGAGCGGCGCCGGGAGGTGCTTTCCGTCCTCGTGCGTGCCCGTGCTGATGAGCTCGCCGGGGCTTTGAGAGCGCTTAGCCCTTCGCCGGAATTCGAGGTGCTGCGCGCTCCGGAATTTGGTCTCGCCATGACGCGCGGGCGCATCGGCGGTGGTGGCGCTCCCTTCAATCTCGGCGAGGTGACGGTGACGCGGACGGTGGTTCGGCTTGCAAGCGGCGAGGTGGGCTACGGCCATATTCTCGGGCGCGACCGCGAGCGGGCGCATCTCGTCGCCGTCTTTGACGCGCTTTGGCAAAACGAGGCGACGCGCGCCTTCGTGGAAGATCGCGTGGTGGCTCCGGTCGCGGCACGAACCACCGAGGAGGACGGTCAGGTGCGCGTGAAAACAGCGGCGACCCGGGTGAATTTCTTCACCATGGTGCGGGGAGAAGACTGA
- the phnF gene encoding phosphonate metabolism transcriptional regulator PhnF, producing MENVHRGAGVSLWRQIADLLRGEVLSGRWPADTALPSESALSERFGVNRHTLRRALSALAAEGLVRSDQGRGTFVTSERLAYPISRRTRFSEIVSRQARAPGGRLIASRIEPAPVWLADHLKLAQGTPLITLETLSVADGVPISTARSWFSAERFPDLVPIYAETGSITRALAHHGVEDYVRRWTKVRARSAEPAENEKLALPRGATVLVTESLNVEPDGSPLHLSLTSFAAERMEIVIEEDGNDKGRL from the coding sequence ATGGAGAATGTGCATCGCGGAGCCGGCGTCTCGTTGTGGCGCCAGATCGCCGATCTGTTGCGCGGCGAGGTACTGTCGGGCCGCTGGCCGGCCGACACGGCCCTGCCCTCCGAAAGCGCCTTGTCGGAGCGTTTTGGCGTCAACCGCCACACGCTGCGCCGCGCGCTCTCGGCTCTTGCTGCGGAAGGGTTGGTGCGCTCCGACCAGGGCCGCGGCACCTTCGTCACCTCGGAGCGTCTCGCCTATCCGATTTCGCGGCGCACGCGCTTTTCGGAAATCGTCAGCCGTCAGGCGCGCGCACCCGGCGGCCGCCTGATCGCAAGCCGCATCGAGCCCGCACCCGTCTGGCTCGCCGACCATCTGAAGCTCGCGCAGGGCACGCCGCTCATCACCCTCGAAACCCTGAGCGTCGCCGATGGAGTACCGATCTCAACGGCAAGGAGCTGGTTTTCCGCCGAACGGTTTCCCGATCTCGTGCCGATCTACGCCGAGACCGGATCGATCACCCGGGCACTCGCCCATCACGGGGTCGAAGATTATGTCCGCCGCTGGACCAAGGTGCGTGCGCGATCTGCAGAGCCCGCCGAAAACGAGAAACTCGCTCTGCCGCGCGGGGCGACCGTCCTCGTAACGGAATCGCTCAATGTCGAACCGGACGGCTCGCCCCTGCATCTGTCGCTGACGAGCTTTGCGGCGGAGCGCATGGAAATCGTCATCGAAGAGGACGGCAACGACAAAGGGCGCCTCTGA
- a CDS encoding c-type cytochrome, with the protein MRWLAILPALLLLAGCQEQEMAKQPKLKTYAFAEAFAGQSAARPLPEGVVARSDPVDAQQALAPPKPTLALVQRGRERFEIFCAPCHGYAGYGDGMIVARGFPQPPSFHSDRLRATSAQHIFDVITNGYGVMYSYGDRVPPKDRWAIALYLRALQLSQMQEGVGQ; encoded by the coding sequence TTCTCCTGCTTGCCGGCTGTCAGGAACAGGAGATGGCGAAGCAGCCGAAGCTGAAGACTTATGCCTTCGCCGAAGCTTTTGCGGGTCAAAGCGCCGCCAGGCCGCTGCCGGAGGGCGTCGTGGCGCGCTCCGATCCGGTCGATGCGCAACAGGCTTTGGCGCCGCCGAAGCCGACGCTGGCGCTCGTTCAGCGGGGGCGCGAGCGCTTCGAGATCTTCTGCGCGCCGTGCCACGGCTATGCCGGCTATGGCGACGGCATGATCGTCGCACGCGGTTTCCCGCAGCCGCCATCATTTCATTCGGATCGGCTCCGGGCGACGTCGGCGCAGCACATCTTCGATGTCATCACCAATGGCTACGGCGTCATGTATTCCTATGGCGACCGCGTGCCGCCCAAGGATCGCTGGGCGATTGCGCTTTATCTACGCGCCTTGCAGCTCTCGCAGATGCAGGAAGGAGTCGGGCAATGA
- a CDS encoding glycerophosphodiester phosphodiesterase family protein, with translation MKHVLVRSAFAAGTLLGAACGFAADALAQDSLPQDNRPQAQLGPRPFYLVNDMDEGELKDALKACETGPFYRTAFSIGHRGAPMQFPEHTRQSYQAAAVMGAGIIECDVAFTKDRELVCRHSQCDLATTTDILAHDDLAAKCTTPFSPASGDKKAEVKCCTSDLTLAEFKSLKGKMDAGNPDATSVAEFMDATPSWRTDLYATNGELMSHKESIALFKDLGVKFTPELKAPSVEMPFEGDYTQDDYAQQMIDEYEEAGVDPSDVYPQSFQLRDILYWIKNDPEFGKQGVFLDDRDETLEGFDANNPETFEPSMQELADEGVKIIAPPSHMLLTLDEAGEIVPSAYAKAAKEAGLQIITWSLERSGTLTDGGGYYYQSVKDAISHPGDEYEVIDVLAKDVGVIGMFSDWPATVTYYANCMDLK, from the coding sequence ATGAAGCACGTTCTCGTACGTTCGGCCTTTGCCGCCGGCACCCTTTTGGGTGCGGCCTGCGGCTTTGCAGCCGATGCGCTCGCCCAGGATTCCCTCCCGCAGGATAACCGTCCGCAGGCGCAGCTCGGCCCGCGGCCCTTCTATCTCGTCAACGACATGGACGAGGGCGAGCTCAAGGATGCGCTCAAGGCCTGCGAGACCGGACCGTTCTATCGCACGGCGTTTTCCATCGGCCATCGCGGCGCGCCGATGCAGTTTCCAGAACACACCCGCCAGTCCTATCAGGCGGCGGCCGTGATGGGGGCCGGCATCATCGAATGTGACGTCGCCTTCACCAAGGATCGCGAGCTCGTCTGCCGGCATTCACAATGCGATCTCGCCACGACGACCGATATTCTCGCCCACGACGATCTCGCCGCGAAATGCACGACCCCGTTCAGCCCGGCCTCCGGCGACAAGAAGGCGGAGGTGAAATGCTGCACGTCGGATCTGACACTTGCGGAGTTCAAGTCGCTCAAGGGCAAAATGGATGCGGGCAATCCGGATGCGACGAGCGTTGCCGAATTCATGGATGCGACGCCATCCTGGCGCACCGACCTCTACGCCACGAACGGCGAGTTGATGTCCCACAAGGAATCGATCGCGCTCTTCAAGGATCTCGGGGTGAAGTTCACGCCCGAGCTCAAGGCGCCGAGCGTGGAGATGCCGTTCGAAGGCGATTACACCCAGGACGATTACGCGCAGCAGATGATCGACGAATACGAGGAGGCGGGCGTCGATCCGAGCGACGTCTATCCGCAATCCTTTCAGCTCCGCGATATTCTCTACTGGATCAAGAACGATCCGGAGTTCGGCAAACAGGGTGTCTTCCTCGATGATCGTGACGAGACGCTCGAAGGCTTCGATGCCAACAATCCGGAGACGTTCGAGCCGTCCATGCAGGAGCTTGCCGACGAGGGCGTGAAGATCATCGCGCCGCCGAGCCATATGCTCCTCACCCTCGACGAGGCGGGAGAGATCGTGCCGTCCGCCTATGCGAAGGCTGCGAAGGAGGCGGGTCTCCAGATCATCACCTGGTCGCTCGAGCGCTCCGGCACGCTGACCGATGGTGGCGGCTACTACTATCAATCGGTCAAGGATGCGATCTCGCATCCGGGCGACGAATACGAGGTGATCGACGTGCTCGCCAAGGATGTCGGCGTTATCGGCATGTTCTCCGACTGGCCGGCGACCGTCACCTATTATGCCAATTGCATGGATCTGAAGTAG
- a CDS encoding cytochrome C oxidase subunit IV family protein produces MTASEPKERREPDLRQLLFPEFSVWAALMVLFLASWWVAYWPIGIWKVVVNLAVAVVMAGLSSVVFMHLARSGALLRLAAGASGLWLTALFVLTFSDYLTR; encoded by the coding sequence ATGACGGCGTCGGAGCCAAAAGAGCGGCGTGAGCCTGATCTTCGGCAGCTTCTCTTCCCGGAGTTTTCCGTCTGGGCGGCGCTGATGGTGCTCTTCCTCGCCTCCTGGTGGGTCGCCTATTGGCCGATCGGCATCTGGAAGGTGGTCGTCAATCTTGCGGTCGCCGTCGTGATGGCGGGCCTTTCCTCAGTGGTCTTTATGCATCTGGCGCGATCCGGGGCGCTGTTGCGCCTTGCCGCGGGCGCTTCCGGGCTGTGGCTCACCGCGCTCTTCGTCCTGACCTTCAGCGATTATCTCACCCGCTGA
- a CDS encoding SCO family protein encodes MRSLVLALFLCFAAMPGVALAGLAKSEIDTVGVTKRIGAPLKADHLVDLEGEPAPLPASGDKPDLVLFVDFTCETSCGVSADALLSRLSGLTLKPGDDFDLSIIGLDPKDGQAEAKTFAEEHIPKTERWQAVRVLRGDKSEIAHLLDTAGIRISYDKERDQFAHPTAAVLLDKSGEIRRYVDPFASEPLDFRLALTDAGDGSVGSLGDRLFLLCYGWNPATGTYSPLIARILTISAALSVAAIAALVLTLLWRERRGKGRESTA; translated from the coding sequence ATGAGATCGCTCGTCCTTGCTCTTTTCCTGTGTTTCGCCGCCATGCCAGGCGTTGCTCTTGCGGGGCTCGCGAAATCCGAGATCGACACGGTTGGCGTCACCAAGCGCATCGGCGCGCCGCTCAAGGCCGATCATCTCGTCGATCTTGAAGGAGAGCCCGCGCCGCTGCCGGCTTCCGGCGACAAACCCGATCTCGTCCTCTTCGTCGATTTTACCTGCGAAACGTCCTGCGGTGTCTCTGCCGACGCGCTCCTGTCGCGGCTCTCGGGGCTGACGCTGAAGCCTGGTGACGATTTCGATCTTTCCATCATCGGGCTCGACCCTAAGGACGGGCAGGCGGAGGCGAAGACCTTTGCCGAGGAGCATATCCCGAAGACGGAGCGCTGGCAGGCGGTGCGCGTTCTGCGCGGCGACAAGAGCGAGATCGCCCATCTCCTCGATACGGCCGGCATCCGTATTTCCTACGACAAGGAGCGTGATCAGTTCGCGCATCCGACCGCCGCCGTCCTGCTCGACAAATCCGGCGAGATCCGCCGTTATGTCGATCCATTCGCCTCGGAACCTCTCGATTTCCGTCTCGCCCTGACGGATGCCGGCGACGGCAGTGTCGGATCGCTCGGCGACCGGTTGTTCCTGCTCTGCTATGGCTGGAATCCTGCGACCGGCACCTATTCTCCGCTGATTGCGCGCATCCTGACGATCTCTGCCGCCTTGAGCGTGGCCGCGATCGCAGCGCTCGTCCTAACGCTTCTGTGGCGTGAGCGGCGTGGCAAGGGCCGGGAGAGCACGGCATGA
- a CDS encoding cytochrome c oxidase subunit 3, giving the protein MREISPFAGIVPEQFDDRGQQRQAAEFGMWIFLGTEVLFFGAIFLGYTLYRMAYPAAFEEAGRETLVLIGSANTAILLISSLTAALAVKAAEFGSSRLVVRLIAATIALGLLFLALKGYEYHHDIKSHFVPGDPLFRLSEHAVIFVSFYWAMTGIHAIHMAIGLGAWAVVAILVRRGRVVPDKTNTIEVVGLYWHFVDTIWIFLYPLLYLVGRS; this is encoded by the coding sequence ATGCGTGAGATCAGCCCCTTCGCTGGGATAGTCCCCGAACAGTTCGACGACCGCGGCCAGCAGCGGCAGGCGGCCGAGTTCGGCATGTGGATCTTCCTCGGCACCGAGGTCTTGTTCTTCGGCGCGATCTTTCTCGGCTATACGCTTTATCGCATGGCCTATCCGGCCGCGTTCGAGGAGGCCGGACGCGAGACTCTCGTCCTCATCGGCAGTGCCAATACCGCCATTCTCCTGATTTCGAGCCTGACGGCGGCGCTTGCCGTGAAGGCCGCGGAATTCGGCAGTTCGCGCCTCGTCGTCAGGCTGATTGCGGCGACGATTGCGCTCGGCCTCCTCTTTCTGGCGCTCAAGGGCTACGAATACCACCACGACATCAAGAGCCATTTCGTGCCCGGTGATCCGCTCTTCCGCCTGTCGGAACACGCGGTGATCTTCGTGTCGTTTTACTGGGCGATGACCGGTATCCACGCCATCCATATGGCGATCGGGCTTGGTGCCTGGGCGGTCGTCGCAATCCTCGTCCGTCGCGGGCGCGTCGTGCCCGACAAGACCAACACGATCGAGGTCGTGGGGCTCTACTGGCACTTCGTCGACACGATCTGGATCTTTCTTTACCCACTTCTCTATCTCGTGGGGCGATCATGA
- the ctaD gene encoding cytochrome c oxidase subunit I yields MTDTIAHSGAVETAETTEEALGRSYLNESGATLSSWLFTIDHKRIAILYAISTTVFFFIGGAAATLIRLELLTPAGDLVADDTYNKLFTLHGITMIWFFLVPVIPTTLGNFLVPLMLGARDLAFPRLNLFSWYLNIGGGVLALAAIILGGVDTGWTFYTPFSSFYSNSYVSIAAIGVFLTGFSSIATGLNFIVTTHTMRCPGLTWFRLPLFIWANYATSLIMLLATPVLAMALLLIVAERWFGLAIFDPTRGGDPLLFQHLFWFYSHPAVYIMILPGMGVVSEIITCFARRRVFGYTAMVFAILAIAVIGFFVWGHHMFVSGQSSYANLVFSFLSFMVAVPSAIKVFNWTATLFRGRITFEAPMLYALGFVGLFTMGGLTGLFLASVPIDLHVHDTYFVVAHFHYIMVGGMVSAFFGGLHFWWPKITGRLYPERWAQAAAIMMFVGFNTTFFPQYILGYLGMPRRYHAYAPEFQMFHVASTLGAVLLAVAYLMPLFYLGWSLFFGRVASANPWEATGLEWTTASPPPQHNFFSTPVVREDPYNYHPEGTPKDA; encoded by the coding sequence ATGACTGACACGATCGCACATAGCGGTGCCGTAGAGACGGCCGAAACCACAGAGGAGGCGCTCGGGCGCTCCTATCTCAACGAATCCGGGGCGACGCTCTCCTCGTGGCTTTTCACCATCGATCACAAGCGGATCGCCATCCTCTATGCGATCTCGACGACCGTCTTCTTCTTCATCGGCGGGGCCGCAGCGACGCTTATCCGCTTGGAGCTTCTGACGCCGGCCGGCGATCTCGTCGCCGACGACACCTACAACAAGCTCTTTACCCTGCACGGGATCACCATGATCTGGTTCTTCCTCGTGCCGGTGATCCCGACGACGCTCGGCAATTTCCTCGTGCCCTTGATGCTCGGCGCGCGTGATCTCGCCTTTCCGCGCCTCAATCTCTTTTCCTGGTATCTCAATATCGGCGGCGGTGTTCTGGCGCTTGCAGCCATCATCCTCGGCGGTGTCGATACCGGCTGGACCTTCTATACTCCGTTCTCGAGCTTCTATTCCAATTCCTATGTCTCGATCGCCGCTATCGGGGTCTTCCTGACCGGCTTTTCCTCGATCGCGACCGGGCTCAATTTCATCGTCACAACGCATACGATGCGCTGCCCGGGGCTCACCTGGTTCCGTCTGCCGCTCTTCATCTGGGCGAATTATGCAACGAGCCTGATCATGCTGTTGGCGACGCCGGTTCTCGCCATGGCGCTTCTGCTGATCGTGGCGGAACGCTGGTTCGGGCTTGCCATCTTCGATCCGACGCGGGGTGGCGATCCGCTCCTCTTCCAGCATCTCTTCTGGTTCTATTCACATCCGGCCGTCTACATCATGATCCTGCCGGGCATGGGCGTCGTCTCGGAGATCATCACCTGCTTCGCGCGGCGCCGGGTCTTCGGCTACACGGCGATGGTCTTCGCGATCCTCGCGATCGCCGTCATCGGCTTCTTCGTCTGGGGCCACCACATGTTCGTTTCGGGCCAGTCGTCCTATGCGAACCTCGTCTTCTCGTTCCTCTCCTTCATGGTGGCGGTGCCCTCGGCGATCAAAGTCTTCAACTGGACCGCGACCTTGTTCCGCGGTCGCATCACCTTTGAGGCGCCGATGCTCTATGCGCTCGGCTTCGTCGGCCTCTTCACCATGGGCGGGCTGACCGGGCTCTTTCTCGCCTCCGTGCCGATCGATCTCCATGTGCACGACACCTACTTCGTCGTGGCCCACTTCCACTACATCATGGTGGGGGGGATGGTTTCGGCCTTCTTCGGAGGCTTGCATTTCTGGTGGCCGAAGATCACCGGCCGGCTTTATCCGGAACGCTGGGCGCAGGCGGCGGCGATCATGATGTTCGTCGGCTTCAACACCACTTTCTTCCCGCAATACATTCTCGGCTATCTCGGTATGCCGCGGCGCTACCATGCCTATGCGCCGGAGTTTCAGATGTTCCACGTCGCCTCGACGCTCGGCGCCGTGCTTCTGGCCGTCGCCTATCTGATGCCGCTCTTTTATCTCGGCTGGTCGCTTTTCTTCGGGCGCGTTGCCTCGGCCAATCCCTGGGAGGCGACTGGGCTCGAATGGACGACGGCTTCTCCGCCGCCCCAGCACAATTTCTTTTCGACGCCGGTCGTCCGCGAGGATCCCTACAATTACCACCCTGAGGGGACACCGAAGGATGCGTGA
- the coxB gene encoding cytochrome c oxidase subunit II, which yields MSGLSSFISAASERARQTDLLFFSATALSAFIILLVAGLIIGLSIRYRKNSTADRSELPSLLQREFETGWTLATVLLFVTIFGWASAQGFGAMTPAGEPLQINVVAKQWMWKSEHPGGEREINELHVPADRAILLSMNSQDVIHSFFVPALRIKQDVVPGHTEALSFIADKPGTYALLCAEYCGTQHSKMTGKVIVMEEEDYADWLSHQEADNSLAAQGERLFTTLGCSGCHGNSANVRAPPLEYVYGSPVALADGRIVEADDAYLRDSILQPKRDVVAGFKPIMPSFAGRVSEANLLALLAYLKKKPQQEARDD from the coding sequence ATGAGCGGTCTCTCCAGTTTTATCTCTGCGGCGTCGGAACGGGCGCGTCAGACCGATCTCCTCTTCTTCTCGGCGACCGCGCTCTCCGCCTTCATCATCCTTCTCGTCGCTGGCCTGATCATCGGGCTTTCGATCCGTTATCGGAAGAATTCCACCGCCGACCGATCGGAATTGCCATCGCTGCTGCAGCGGGAGTTCGAGACCGGCTGGACGCTCGCCACCGTGCTTCTCTTCGTGACGATCTTTGGCTGGGCGTCGGCACAAGGTTTTGGGGCTATGACGCCAGCGGGCGAGCCGCTGCAGATCAACGTCGTTGCCAAGCAATGGATGTGGAAGAGCGAACATCCAGGCGGCGAGCGCGAGATCAACGAGCTGCATGTGCCGGCGGACCGGGCGATCCTGCTGTCGATGAATTCGCAGGACGTGATCCACTCGTTTTTCGTGCCGGCGTTGCGCATCAAGCAGGATGTGGTGCCGGGCCACACGGAAGCCCTGTCCTTCATCGCCGACAAACCCGGGACCTATGCGCTTCTCTGCGCGGAATATTGCGGCACCCAGCATTCCAAGATGACCGGCAAAGTCATCGTCATGGAAGAAGAGGATTACGCTGACTGGCTTTCCCACCAGGAGGCCGACAATTCTCTCGCGGCGCAGGGCGAACGGCTGTTCACGACGCTCGGATGTTCGGGGTGTCACGGCAACAGCGCCAATGTCCGCGCGCCGCCCCTCGAATATGTCTACGGCTCTCCGGTGGCACTCGCCGACGGGCGGATCGTGGAGGCGGATGACGCTTATCTGCGCGATTCCATCCTGCAGCCGAAGCGCGATGTCGTCGCCGGTTTCAAGCCGATCATGCCGAGCTTTGCCGGACGCGTCTCGGAGGCGAACCTTCTGGCGCTCCTCGCCTATTTGAAGAAGAAGCCACAGCAAGAGGCCCGCGATGACTGA
- a CDS encoding carbon-phosphorus lyase complex subunit PhnI, whose product MYVAVKGGEAAIANAHRLLAEKRRGDRNVPSLTVTQILEQLSLAVDRVMSEGSLYDRRLAALAIKQARGDLVEAIFLVRAYRTTLPRFGASRPIETGGMLVERRISATFKDLPGGQLLGPTFDYTHRLLDPALEEDDAVEAAASTEDPGTEAMPRVTDLLGQAGLIEPDPEGEDEPADLTREPLSFPAGRDLRLQALARGDEGFLLALGYSTQRGFARSHPFAAEIRMGEVDVEIEVPGLDFPVPLGCIKVTECQMVNQFKGSAEAPPQFTRGYGLVFGHAERKAMAMALCDRALRARELGEDQTAAAQDEEFVLSHADNVQATGFVEHLKLPHYVDFQAELELIRRLRAEFEAGRGPAKDGQEDQEAAE is encoded by the coding sequence ATGTATGTCGCGGTAAAGGGCGGCGAGGCGGCGATCGCCAATGCGCATCGTCTCTTGGCCGAGAAGCGGCGCGGCGACAGGAACGTCCCGTCGCTGACGGTCACGCAGATCCTGGAGCAGCTGTCGCTCGCCGTGGACCGGGTGATGAGCGAGGGCTCGCTCTATGATCGCCGGCTTGCGGCGCTCGCGATCAAGCAGGCGCGGGGCGATCTCGTCGAAGCGATCTTTCTTGTCCGCGCCTATCGCACGACTTTGCCGCGCTTCGGCGCGTCTCGGCCGATCGAAACGGGGGGGATGCTCGTCGAGCGGCGCATCTCGGCGACCTTCAAGGATCTGCCGGGCGGGCAGCTTCTCGGACCGACCTTCGACTACACGCATCGGCTTCTCGATCCGGCCCTTGAGGAGGACGACGCGGTGGAGGCGGCGGCGAGCACCGAGGATCCGGGAACGGAGGCGATGCCGCGCGTCACCGACCTCCTCGGTCAGGCCGGGCTGATCGAGCCTGATCCGGAGGGCGAAGACGAGCCTGCCGATCTCACGCGCGAGCCCTTGTCGTTTCCGGCCGGCCGCGATCTCCGCCTGCAGGCGCTTGCCCGCGGTGATGAAGGTTTTCTCCTGGCGCTCGGCTATTCGACACAGCGGGGCTTTGCCCGCTCGCACCCTTTCGCTGCCGAAATCCGCATGGGTGAGGTCGATGTCGAGATCGAGGTGCCGGGTCTCGATTTTCCGGTCCCTCTCGGGTGCATCAAGGTGACGGAGTGCCAGATGGTCAATCAGTTCAAGGGCAGTGCTGAAGCGCCGCCGCAATTCACCCGCGGCTACGGCCTCGTCTTCGGACATGCGGAGCGCAAGGCGATGGCGATGGCGCTTTGCGACCGGGCGCTTCGGGCGCGCGAACTCGGCGAAGATCAGACGGCGGCGGCGCAGGACGAGGAATTCGTGCTGTCGCATGCCGACAATGTCCAGGCGACAGGCTTCGTGGAACATCTGAAGCTGCCGCATTACGTCGACTTCCAGGCCGAACTGGAGCTGATCCGGCGGCTGCGAGCGGAGTTTGAAGCCGGTCGTGGCCCGGCCAAAGACGGGCAGGAAGATCAGGAGGCTGCGGAATGA